Proteins encoded together in one Carya illinoinensis cultivar Pawnee chromosome 3, C.illinoinensisPawnee_v1, whole genome shotgun sequence window:
- the LOC122305419 gene encoding monothiol glutaredoxin-S10 yields MAVTSNLINFTSLVLNSPTFSAIRKPSVCSIPFNNTRGLRTDSISSFATNGSRTHRPFSVQAMASSFGSRLEDSVKKTVTENPVVVYSKTWCSYSSEVKSLFKRLGVQPFVIELDELGPQGPQVQKVLERLTGQQTVPNVFIGGKHIGGCTDTVKLYRQGELEPLLSEAKAKSTES; encoded by the exons ATGGCAGTCACATCTAATCTCATCAATTTCACCTCTCTCGTTCTGAATTCTCCCACTTTCTCTGCCATCAGGAAGCCCTCCGTTTGCTCTATTCCTTTCAACAATACTCGTGGCCTCAGGACCGACTCAATCTCGAGTTTTGCCACCAATGGCTCAAGAACGCACAGACCATTTTCGGTCCAGGCCATGGCTTCCTCGTTCGGGTCTCGGCTCGAAGATAGCGTGAAGAAGACGGTGACCGAAAACCCTGTTGTTGTTTACTCCAAAACTTGGTGCTC gTACTCATCTGAGGTGAAATCGTTGTTCAAAAGGCTTGGTGTGCAGCCATTTGTCATTGAATTGGACGAACTAG GTCCCCAAGGGCCACAAGTGCAGAAGGTTCTTGAGAGGCTTACTGGGCAACAGACTGTTCCAAATGTTTTCATTG GAGGCAAGCATATTGGCGGATGTACAG ATACAGTGAAGTTGTACCGGCAAGGAGAGCTTGAACCTTTGCTCTCAGAAGCCAAAGCCAAAAGTACAGAAAGCTAG